One window of the Natrinema sp. CBA1119 genome contains the following:
- a CDS encoding TrmB family transcriptional regulator, with protein MTENESTREAISLLQDLGLQEYEARCFMALNQLPSGTAKEIHEISEVPRTRVYDAIRVLESQGLVEVQHTSPQVYRAVSVTEATQTLRQKYDNRIETLESYLESTEIQDVTENEHVQEVWSLAGHEAIESRTIELIDEAESEIALLVVDEDILSETMFDSLQRAVDRDLSMILGGQTDAITDTLGTELPNTRVFETGLDWLTGFESDDEVAISRILLVDRETLLIGSYYPNAAGSAKEQAIFARGLENGIVVLLRRLVTAGLPQIKDPGT; from the coding sequence ATGACAGAGAACGAATCTACAAGAGAGGCGATTAGCCTGTTACAGGACCTCGGGCTACAGGAATACGAAGCGCGCTGCTTTATGGCGTTGAACCAACTCCCCAGTGGAACGGCAAAGGAAATACACGAAATTTCCGAGGTGCCCCGAACGAGGGTATACGACGCCATCCGTGTGCTGGAATCGCAGGGACTGGTCGAAGTACAACACACCAGTCCGCAGGTGTACCGCGCCGTCAGCGTCACCGAGGCGACGCAGACCCTGCGACAGAAGTACGACAATCGGATCGAAACGCTCGAGAGCTACCTCGAGAGCACGGAAATTCAGGACGTCACGGAGAACGAACACGTCCAGGAGGTGTGGTCGCTCGCCGGTCACGAAGCGATCGAGTCGCGAACGATCGAGCTCATCGACGAGGCGGAGTCCGAAATCGCGCTGCTCGTCGTCGACGAGGACATTCTCTCCGAGACGATGTTCGACAGCTTACAGCGGGCAGTCGATAGGGACCTCTCGATGATTCTGGGCGGGCAGACGGACGCGATCACGGACACGCTCGGCACGGAACTCCCCAACACCCGCGTGTTCGAAACCGGTCTCGACTGGCTCACCGGGTTCGAGAGCGACGATGAGGTCGCGATCAGTCGAATCCTCCTCGTCGACCGCGAAACGCTCCTGATTGGATCGTACTATCCCAACGCCGCCGGCAGCGCGAAGGAACAGGCGATCTTCGCCCGCGGTCTCGAGAACGGGATCGTCGTTTTGCTCCGTCGACTGGTGACCGCCGGACTGCCCCAGATCAAGGATCCGGGAACGTGA
- a CDS encoding aminomethyltransferase family protein, protein MSVIKSVHEDHGATFGERADRRIVEHYGRPERTHRAVRNGVGLLEFAYGVIVVEGGDRVEYVDNVVSNRVPTEDGQGCYALVLDPQGGIDVELYVYNAGERLLLFTQPEAAEPLAEEWSEKVFIQDVDIRVATDDYAVFGIHGPHATEKIASVLNGAGSPDRRYSFVRGTMGDEGVSVIRTDALTGEESYEVICAADDAAAVHDTLLNQGLNAAPFGYRTFESLALEAGSPLFHTELEGTLPNVLGLRNALDFEKGCYVGQEVVSRVENRGQPSRRLVGLTLAGDDESGERPVPDAGAAVFDGDASVGEVTRAGESPMIGDVIALAIVDYDLESDDLTVRVGGEEVAATRTELPFVEGSDRSDRLPEYQ, encoded by the coding sequence ATGAGTGTCATCAAGTCGGTCCACGAGGATCACGGAGCGACGTTCGGCGAGCGCGCCGACCGACGGATCGTCGAACACTACGGGCGACCCGAGCGGACCCATCGCGCGGTCCGCAACGGCGTCGGCCTGCTCGAGTTCGCCTACGGCGTGATCGTCGTCGAGGGCGGAGACCGCGTCGAGTACGTCGATAACGTGGTATCGAATCGCGTCCCCACGGAAGACGGACAGGGGTGTTACGCGCTCGTGCTCGATCCCCAGGGCGGGATCGACGTGGAACTGTACGTCTACAACGCTGGCGAGCGACTGCTGCTCTTCACGCAGCCCGAGGCCGCCGAACCGCTCGCCGAGGAGTGGAGCGAGAAGGTGTTCATTCAGGATGTCGACATTCGGGTCGCGACGGACGACTATGCGGTCTTCGGGATCCACGGGCCACACGCCACCGAGAAAATCGCGAGCGTGCTCAACGGTGCCGGCTCGCCCGACCGACGCTACTCCTTCGTCCGCGGGACGATGGGCGACGAGGGCGTCTCCGTCATCCGGACCGATGCGCTCACCGGCGAGGAGAGCTACGAGGTGATCTGCGCCGCAGACGACGCCGCAGCCGTCCACGACACGCTGCTCAACCAGGGGCTCAACGCCGCCCCCTTCGGCTATCGAACCTTCGAGAGCCTCGCGCTCGAGGCCGGCTCGCCGCTCTTTCACACCGAACTCGAGGGGACGCTCCCGAACGTGCTCGGCCTCCGAAACGCACTGGACTTCGAGAAGGGCTGTTACGTGGGACAGGAGGTCGTCTCTCGCGTCGAGAACCGTGGCCAGCCCAGTCGGCGACTCGTCGGGCTGACGCTCGCAGGAGACGACGAGAGCGGGGAGCGACCAGTTCCCGACGCCGGCGCGGCGGTCTTCGACGGCGACGCGTCGGTCGGCGAGGTGACCCGCGCGGGCGAGAGCCCGATGATCGGGGACGTCATCGCGCTAGCGATCGTCGACTACGACCTCGAGAGCGACGACCTGACGGTCCGAGTCGGCGGCGAGGAGGTAGCTGCGACTCGCACCGAACTGCCGTTCGTCGAGGGGTCGGATCGCTCGGATCGGCTCCCCGAGTATCAGTAG
- a CDS encoding DUF6432 family protein: MRAKREYRNREGTEVAVLDALVDRTEDGMTVFELRAAVEVDIDELEDALSTLKADDLIVVESGSETVIKPAERVVPNRSADEDDDQSIGEWLRERLPF; this comes from the coding sequence ATGAGAGCAAAGCGGGAGTACCGGAACCGAGAGGGAACGGAGGTGGCGGTACTCGACGCGCTGGTTGATCGCACCGAGGACGGGATGACCGTCTTCGAGCTCCGAGCGGCCGTCGAGGTCGATATCGACGAGCTCGAGGACGCCCTGTCGACGCTCAAGGCGGACGACCTGATCGTCGTCGAATCGGGGTCTGAAACGGTGATCAAGCCCGCCGAGCGGGTGGTCCCCAACCGGAGCGCCGACGAGGACGACGACCAGTCGATCGGGGAGTGGCTGCGCGAGCGGCTCCCTTTTTGA
- a CDS encoding DUF5611 family protein produces MKEYKMRRGEYLEERIPDMESTVEDYFGPITGFEEYKGSDLFVIGEPDNPVFEKVVVGTIEYSGKKDKLGVEFYERDPTELGPDELEAAGDAVDAKNDFLLEATGRDAKSRRESMKRTVEDDPDHDF; encoded by the coding sequence ATGAAGGAGTACAAGATGCGCCGCGGCGAATATCTCGAGGAGCGAATTCCGGACATGGAGTCGACCGTCGAGGATTACTTCGGCCCGATCACGGGGTTCGAGGAGTACAAGGGAAGCGATCTCTTCGTCATCGGCGAACCCGACAACCCCGTCTTCGAGAAGGTCGTCGTCGGCACCATCGAGTACTCCGGCAAGAAGGACAAACTCGGCGTCGAGTTCTACGAGCGCGATCCCACCGAACTCGGTCCCGACGAACTCGAGGCCGCGGGCGACGCCGTCGACGCCAAAAACGACTTCCTGCTCGAGGCGACCGGTCGCGACGCCAAGTCCCGCCGCGAATCGATGAAGCGGACGGTCGAAGACGACCCGGATCACGATTTCTAA
- a CDS encoding heme-binding protein: MERRRPPQTEEGWYVLHDFRSIDWDAWRNAPERRRSQAIEEGIDYLAASEAVDDADEGESATFAVLGHKADLLVLHLRPTLADIDTLERRFEHTALAEFTERADSYLSVTEVSGYMSEDYFDEDAEVEDTGLERYIESRLKPEIPDSEFLSFYPMSKRRGPDHNWYELPFDERADYLANHGEIGKGYAGRVTQIISGSVGLDDFEWGITLFGDDPTDVKELLYEMRFDPSSSRFAEFGRFLSARRFPPEHLGAFLAGEPVPQEDDTESAHGEHGHSHAGDDADGHHHGDSGSDGHHGDSGGPHGDDGDGDEDVRSELEELGVYAGQPHGEDVHAVVLYSAADPDELFEEVDGLRGNFDHYDTHVKTAVYAPRDGGDNAETAIVSLWDTERAANTAAGFLADLPDIVRQAGDDETDSWGTMGMFYTVRPEHRGDFTGAFEDAAGLLAEMDGHRKTDLLINREDENDMFIASRWDSREDAMQFFRSDAFSEAVEFGRDVLVDRPRHVFLA; the protein is encoded by the coding sequence ATGGAACGACGACGACCGCCGCAGACGGAAGAGGGTTGGTACGTCCTCCACGACTTCCGGTCGATCGACTGGGACGCCTGGCGAAACGCGCCCGAGCGGCGACGCTCGCAGGCGATCGAGGAGGGCATCGACTACCTCGCGGCCAGCGAAGCCGTCGACGACGCGGACGAGGGCGAATCAGCGACGTTCGCGGTGCTCGGCCACAAGGCCGACCTGCTCGTGCTCCACCTGCGACCGACGCTCGCCGACATCGACACGCTCGAGCGGCGGTTCGAACACACCGCGCTCGCCGAGTTCACCGAGCGGGCCGACTCCTACCTCTCGGTGACGGAGGTCTCGGGCTACATGTCCGAGGACTACTTCGACGAGGACGCGGAGGTCGAGGACACCGGCCTCGAGCGATACATCGAGTCGCGGCTCAAGCCGGAGATTCCCGACAGCGAGTTCCTCAGTTTCTACCCGATGAGCAAGCGCCGTGGTCCCGACCACAACTGGTACGAACTGCCCTTCGACGAGCGGGCCGACTACCTCGCAAACCACGGCGAGATCGGCAAGGGCTACGCCGGCCGTGTCACCCAGATCATCTCCGGCAGCGTCGGCCTCGACGACTTCGAATGGGGTATCACCCTGTTCGGCGACGACCCGACCGACGTCAAGGAACTGCTCTACGAGATGCGTTTCGATCCCTCGAGTTCCCGCTTCGCCGAGTTCGGCCGGTTCCTCTCGGCCCGGCGTTTCCCGCCCGAACACCTCGGCGCGTTCCTCGCGGGCGAACCGGTTCCACAGGAGGACGACACCGAGAGCGCCCACGGCGAGCACGGCCACTCACACGCCGGTGACGACGCCGACGGCCACCATCACGGAGACTCGGGTTCGGACGGCCACCACGGCGACTCCGGCGGCCCTCACGGCGATGATGGTGACGGGGACGAAGACGTTCGCAGCGAACTCGAGGAACTGGGCGTCTACGCGGGCCAGCCACACGGCGAGGACGTCCACGCGGTCGTGCTCTACTCCGCGGCCGATCCCGACGAGCTGTTCGAGGAGGTCGACGGGCTGCGAGGGAACTTCGATCACTACGATACGCACGTGAAGACGGCGGTGTACGCACCTCGGGACGGCGGTGATAATGCGGAGACCGCAATCGTCAGCCTCTGGGACACCGAACGCGCCGCGAACACGGCCGCCGGGTTCCTCGCCGATCTCCCCGATATTGTTCGGCAGGCCGGCGACGACGAGACGGATTCCTGGGGCACGATGGGGATGTTCTACACGGTCAGGCCCGAGCACCGCGGTGACTTCACCGGCGCGTTCGAGGACGCCGCCGGCCTCCTCGCGGAGATGGACGGCCACCGCAAGACGGACCTGCTGATCAACCGCGAGGACGAGAACGACATGTTCATCGCCAGCCGCTGGGACTCCCGCGAGGACGCCATGCAGTTCTTCCGGAGCGACGCCTTCTCAGAGGCCGTCGAGTTCGGCCGCGACGTCCTCGTCGACCGACCGCGACACGTCTTCCTGGCCTGA
- a CDS encoding PadR family transcriptional regulator, with protein MRKSGPPKGLIAYIVLELLEEKPRYGYEILKEIREISGGHWEPSYGSVYPILYKFEEKGWAERIEREDEPDRKYFELTADGLAELEERRESGSEKARDFADVILGFFHVYAAFSTDDRFEIPETDGEWRFDEAFSHWVVEQVVRHHEHYFDTEFERLEATPEEFSERHGVDMED; from the coding sequence ATGCGGAAAAGTGGGCCGCCGAAGGGACTCATCGCCTACATCGTGCTCGAACTCCTCGAGGAGAAGCCCCGGTACGGCTACGAGATCCTCAAGGAGATTCGCGAGATCAGCGGCGGTCACTGGGAGCCGTCGTACGGCTCGGTGTATCCGATCCTCTACAAGTTCGAGGAGAAGGGCTGGGCCGAGCGCATCGAGCGCGAGGACGAACCCGATCGGAAGTACTTCGAACTCACTGCCGACGGTCTCGCCGAACTCGAAGAGCGCCGCGAGAGCGGCTCGGAGAAGGCCCGTGACTTCGCGGACGTCATCCTCGGCTTCTTCCACGTCTACGCGGCCTTTTCGACTGACGACCGGTTCGAGATCCCCGAGACGGACGGCGAGTGGCGCTTCGACGAGGCGTTCAGCCACTGGGTCGTCGAACAGGTCGTCCGTCACCACGAACACTACTTCGATACCGAGTTCGAACGCCTCGAGGCGACGCCCGAGGAGTTCTCCGAGCGCCACGGCGTCGATATGGAAGACTGA